A window of uncultured Methanobrevibacter sp. genomic DNA:
TAATTTTATAAATTCAAATTTATCATAATCCAAATTATTATAAAATTCATTGATATCCAAATAATATCGATTTAACCTAACCAATGCATTTGATTGAGACTTTTGAGAAATCCAAACCTGTTTTTTTATAGCTTTTTTAGTTGATTCAATAACGCTTTTAGCAATTAGCTCCCCCAGTTTTGAATGCTTGCCTGCATTTGTTAAAGAGTTATCCGATTCAAGATTGGAAAAGATTGCTATACCATCAGTACCTGTACCCGTTGCATATCCGTTGGAATACTGGGAAGGTATTTTCAAATCATTCAATGCTACTGTTTTCGCTTCGGTTGCAGTCATAACCGCATCAATTAGAGTATCATCATTTAAGGCAACATTGGTTAAAATTATAGTATTAATTGTGCCGAATTTACCATATTCCTCATAGTAAGAAGAGGAATCACCTGCCCGTGAAGCGTTTGTTCTCACGCCCGCTGTCGTAAGGACTGTAATTTCTAAGTTTTTAAAAGATTTTTCAACAATACTTACATTATTCATTTTTGCAAGAGTGATAAGGCCAGTGGATTGTTTATAATCAATATCAAAATCATTACAGAGATTAATCAAATATTCCCGCACATCATGGTCAGTTAGATAATCAATGTTTTCTTGAGACAAATGATGATTAAAGACTGTTTTTAAATTAGTTGAAATTCCACCATTTAATTTGGATGTTGAAATTCCCCTACGTTTAACTGAAAACTTAATAAAAATAGTGTCTTTTAAATAATATACTTCATCATCAAGTGATGTTTTGAAAATAAGCCTGTGCTTCATAAAAATAAAAAAAGAAAAGAAATTATAAAAATTTCTTTAGATTTACATCATTGGAGGCATTCCGCCCATTGCGGAAGGATCCATACCCATGTCTTCAGGGCCTTTTGTGGATGCAATTACATCATCGATTCTTAAAATCATTTCAGCTGCTTCAGATGCAGATTGGATTGCTTGTTTTTTGACACGTTTAGGTTCAATTACACCAGCTTCTTTCATATCTGCTACTTCACCAGTGAATACATCTAATCCCATGTAGAATGAGTCTTCTTGTGCAGCTCTTAAATCTACTAATGAGTCGATGCTGTCTAAACCTGCGTTTTCAGCTAAGGTTTTTGGTACGATTTCTAAAGCTTCTGCAAATGCGTTTACAGCTAATTGTTCTCTTCCAGAAATGGATTCTGCGTAATCTTTGAGTTTTTTAGCCATTGCAATTTCAGGAGCTCCTCCACCAGCAACAACTTTGTCATCTTCTACAGTAGCTGCTACAACACCGATTGCATCTTCAATTGCTCTTACAATTTCATCTACAATGTGTTTGGTACTACCTCTTACGAATAAGGTTACTGATTTTGCACCGGAACATTCTTCTACGAAGATCATGTCTTCACCGGAGATTTTTCTTTCTTCAACAGTTCCAGCAATACCTAAATCATCTTCAGTTAAGTCATCTAAGTTAGTTACAACATTAGCACCGGTTGCTCTGGATAATTTTTCAATGTCAGATTTTTTAACTCTTCTTACAGCTAAAACGCCAGCTTTGGATAAGTAGTGTTGTGCTAAATCATCAATACCTTTTTGTGCGAATAATACGTTTGCACCAGCGCCAACTACTTTATCTACCATGTCTTTAACCATTTTTTCTTCTTGTTCAATGAAAGCTTGCATTTGAGCAGGGTCAGTAATGGTAATTTCAGCGTCCATTTCAGTTTCTTTTACTTCTAATGGAGCGTTGATTAATGCGATTTTTGCATCTTTGATTTCAGATGGCATACCTGGGTGTACTCTTTCTTTGTCTACAATTACACCTTCAACTAAGTTGGATTCTTCAACAACAGCACCATCTTTTTTCTCGATTTTGATGTTATCGATATCAACTTCACCGTCTTCTTCTACTGCTTCAACAGCTTCAACGATTAATTTTGCTAATGGTTCACGAGCTGCTTCGGTTCCTTTACCGGTCATAGCAGTCATAGCTACTTTGAGTAAAATTTCAGAATCTACGTCATCGATTGCGATTTCATCTAAGATTTCTTGTGCTTTTTCTGCTGCTTTTCTGTATCCCATAGCTATGATAGTTGGGTGAATGTCAGAATCGAGTAAGTTTTCGGATTTTTTTAATAATTCTCCAGCAATGATAACTGCAGTAGTAGTTCCATCTCCAACTTCATCTTCTTGGGTTTTTGCAACTTCTACGAGCATTTTTGCTGCAGGATGTTCAATATCCATTTCTTTTAAGATTGTTACACCGTCATTGGTTACTACAATATCACCAAGTCCGTCAACTAACATTTTGTCCATTCCTTTTGGACCTAAAGTAGTTCTTACAGTTTCAGCTAATACTTTTCCAGCTAAAATGTTATTTCTTTGTGCATCTCTACCGACAGACCTGTTAGTACCTTCAGGTAAAATAAAAATTGGTTGTCCTTGTGCCATTAATAATCACCTTTTTTTAATTTTATAAAATAATTAGATCAGTTTAAATATCAACATGAGAAAATAAGTTTTAGTGTTGACTAAACCTTTCTACATAATACATGAGTTTAAGGTTATATAAATACTTTATGGTATAAAGTAAATAAAAGTAAGAAAAATAATATCAAACATCATCCCAAAAAAATTAATCCAATATAATAAGATTATGCTTTGATAATTTTAATAGATTTGAAATAAAAACATCATATAATCACAGGAAAAATAAAAAATTATAAAGTGAATCACCAAAAAAAACACATACCCACAAGAGCATATAGGTCATTCACCAACAAAGTTGAATTATATTGAAAAAAAATAATAAGGGTAGAATTATCTACCTTGTTTTTTCTCTAATCTAAAAGGAGGAGTTGAATCCATGGTTTCATAAGCTTCTTGTTCTTCTTGAAGCTCATTAAAGAAAGTATTGATTTCTTCCAACCTTTTGATTTTATCATTTTTCCTATTTAACTCATTTTGAAGTTTAATATAATCTTCTTTTGGAATAGTTTGTTCCCTTAAATATTTAAGTTCACTATCTTTTGAATTAATTTCGCCCTGAAGTTCAGTTTGAAGGGAAATGTAATCCTCACGAGGAATAGTTTTTTCTTTTAAATATTCAAGTTCCTTATCTTTAGCTACAATTTCAGTTTCCAATTTGTTTTGAAGAGAAACATATTCTTCACGAGGAATAGTCTTTTCTTTTAAATATTCAAGCTCGTTATTCTTAGCAACAATTTCATTCTCAAATTTGTTTTGAAGAGAAACATATTCTTCACGAGGAATAGTCTTTTCTTTTAAATATTCAAGCTCGTTATTCTTAGCTACAATTTCAGTTTCCAATTTGTTTTGAAGAGAAACATATTCTTCACGAGGAATAGTTTTTTCTTTTAAATATTCAAGTTCTGTGCTTGTAGCAGCAAGTTTAGTTTCCAATTGGTTTTTAACAGAAATATACTCTTCTTTAGGAATTGTTTTTTCTTTAAGATTATTTAATAATGTGTCCAAATTACTAATTTCAGTTTCAAATTTGGATTGCAAATCATCATACTCTTCTTTAGGGATAGTTTGTTCTTTTAAAGTAGCAATTTCTGCATCCATTTCACTGATTTCAGATTCGAATTTGGATTGCAAATCATCATACTCTTCTTTAGGGATAGTTTGTTCTTTTAAAAGATTTATTTGATTATCCCTTTCAGAAATTTCACTATCTTTAAGTGAAAGTTCACTATTCTTAAGCTCGATTTGTTTTTCAAGTTCCATAATCTGATTTTGAACTTCAACGTTATTCTCTAGTTTAATGATCTTGATTTTATACTCATCGATTGTTCTTGAAAGAGAATTAATTTGAGCATCTTTTTCAGCTACACTTCTGAAAGATTCGTTCAACCTTTCATTAACATCAGCCAATTCCTTTTTCTTATACTCTTTCAACTGTTCAGCAAAATATTCCTTGATTTCATCAAGAGAATTATTTACATAATCCAATTCATAAATCCTGTCTTCTTGATTTTTAATCAGAATATCCTTTTCATCAAGTTGTTTTTTCAAAAGATTAATTTCATCTTCAGCCTTGAATTTAATAACAGAAACTTCTTTTTCTTTCTCTACAATGTCTTTTTCGAGTTCTTTTATCCTTAATGGAGTGTTATCATTTGCTCTTTCGACTTCGAGCTTTGTTAATTCTAATTTAAGCCGATTAAGCTCCAATAGGCAAGACCGAATTAAAGATTGTAATGTATCTTTTTCAGCATCAATTCCTATTTCCATTCTATCCCTTAGTTAAAATTTTTATCCCAATACCGATTTCAAATTACAAATATTAATGAATTTGAAAATTTCGATATATTGTACAATATAATTCCTTGATATAAAATATTAATTTTATACTATTTAAATTAAACCCTTAAAATAACCTAAAAATAAAATTAAAAACAATAAGAAAACAGATTGAAAAAATAAAAAATATTAAAAAAAATAATAGAAAAAAAGAGATAAAATCACAAGATTTTATCATTAATCAATTCAGCATTCAATATGGAAGCTCCAGCAGCACCACGAATAGTATTATGACCTACAAGAACATATTTAAAGCTATTATCAAATACTGTGTCTTTTCTTAATCTACCAACACTAACAGCCATACCATTTCCTGCATTTCTATCCATTCTAGGTTGTGGTCTGTTTTCTTCTTCACGAACAATCACAGGATTTTCAGGAGCTGAGAACAAATCAAGTTCTTGTGGCAATCCTTTGAAGTTAGCCATACTATCTTTAACATCTTCAATGTCAAAGTCATCATCCAACTCAATGAACACCGCTTCAGTATGACCATCAATTACAGCTACCCTATGACATGATGCACTTAATTTGAAATCTGCACGAACCACATCATTACCATCATAAGAACCTAAAAGATACAATGATTCGCTTTCCATTTTCTCTTCTTCACTTCCTATGTATGGTACGAGATTATCTACAATAGCCATTGACGGAACACCATTATATCCTGCGCCGGATACAGCCTGCATGGTTGAAACTCTAATGGAGTTTACATTAAAATTATCAACAACAGGTTTTAATGTTAAAGCTAAAGCAATAGTGGAACAATTAGGATTGGTAACAATGAATCCGTCCCAGTCATTTTCCTTTTGTTGAGCATCAATCATATCTAAGCATTCAGGATTTACTTCAGGAATTACTAATGGAATATTCTTTTTCATCCTGTGAGCGCTGGCATTACTTGCAACAACATAGTCTTTAGCAAATTCTTTTTCAACTTTTAGTGCAAAATCAGTTGGAAGAGATGAAAATACAATATCCACATCATTATCCATTGCATCAGGATTAGTTTCAACTACTTCAATGTCCCTAACAGATTCTGGCATTTCATTATCCATATACCATGTTGTGGCATCTTCATATCTTTTACCAGCAGACCTTGAAGAAGCAGCCAATGCAGTAATTTCAAAATCAGGATGATCAGCTAACAATTGTATAAATCTTTGACCTACCATTCCTGTAGCACCAAGAATACCAACATTTACCATATTAATCACCTATTCTAAACCTAAAACATCATTCATACTGCTTACAACACCTTTTTCAGCAGTAGGAACAAAACGAATTGCTCTAATAACACCAGCAATAAATACTTCTCTAGTATGAGCTTGGTGTTTAACTTCTATTCTTTCACCGTCACCAACAAACATTACAGTGTGGTCACCTACGATATCTCCACCACGAACAGCATGGATACCAATTTCTTCCTTGGTTCTTTTTCCAACCATTCCCTCTCTACCATAAACGCCAACTTCTTCAGGGTCACGGTCAAGAGCATCAGCAATTACTTCAAATGCAGTAACTGCAGTTCCGGATGGTGCATCCTGTTTTTGATTGTGATGCGCTTCAATAATTTCAATATCAAAATCATATAATAATGGAGCTAACTTCTTTAAAGTGTTGAAGAATACATTAACTCCGATAGCCATATTTGATGAAATAACTGCAGAAACATTATTTTCTTTAATGTTTTTGATGTTCTCTTCCATTTGTTCTTCTGACATTCCAGTAGTACCGACAACAACGGAAACTCCACATCCAGTTGCACGTTTAATAGTATCAACAGCTGCATGAGCGATTGTGAAATCAACAAGAACATCTGCACCGGATGTTTTTAATGCTTCTTCTAAATTTTGAGATCCAGTAATTTTAACGCCTATTTCGCCAATTCCAGCTTGAATTCCAGCATCTTTTCCTTCAAGAGGAGTATTTGGAATTTCAATAGCTGCAACAACTTCCATATCATCTTGTTGTGATATTTTTCTAATAATACCGGAGCCCATTCTTCCTGCTGCTCCAGTAACTGCTACTTTAATCATAATATAACCTTTTTAAATTAAATTAGAATCTTTTAATGCTTTTTTAAGTTGTTCTAAATTTTCATCTTTCATGTCGACTAACGGCAATCTTAAAGGACCAGAAGGAAGACCCATAAGATTCATTGCGGTTTTTACAGGCACTGGATTACTTTCTATGAAAAGAGTTCTGATTAATTCAACCATTTCATAGTGAAGTTCCATTGCTCTTGTGTAATCATCATTTAAGATGCTGTCAACCATCAAAACCATTCTTTTTGCATCAATATTAGCTGATGCACTAATAACACCTGTTCCACCTACAGCCATAATAGGCAATGTTAAGGAATCTTCACCGGAAAGTATGTTGAAGTCGTCTTCAAGACCTTCATGTTGAAGTGCTCTGTAGATATCGGATATTTTGTCAACGCTTCCACTAGCTTCTTTAACAGCATCAATATAGTCAATTTTTGCAAGTTCAACAATAGTGTCAACAGTCATGTCAACACCAGTACGGGATGGAACATTGTAAGCAATAATAGGCAATTCAGATTTTTCAGCCACATACCTATAATGTTCAATCAAAGCGTGTTGTTGTGGTTTGTTGTAGTATGGAGTTATTAATAAAGCTGCATCCGCTCCTGCATCAGCAGCAAAATTAGTAAGATCAGCAGCTTCATATGTAGAATTACTTCCAGTTCCAGCGACTGTTTCTACTCTACCATCAACTTCATCAACTAAAATTTCAATGATTTTTTTGTGTTCTTCATGGTCAATTGTAGCTGATTCACCAGTAGTTCCAGCTCCAACCAAACCATTTACTCCTTGATCAATCAAATAGTTTATATTTGACCTGAAACCTTCTTCATCAATCTGTTCGTTTTTATCGAATGGAGTAACCATTGCAACATATGTACCTTCAAATCTCATTTTAAAACCTCATTAATTAAGTCACGTGCTTTTTCACCATCTTTCCAATCAACAAATAAGACAATTGCAGTCTGTGATGAAATAATTTCAACAATATTAATATCATTTTTCCTTAACGGTTCAGTAATGTCAGATATAATACCTGGTTTTTCAATAATATCCGGACTGACAAATGTAATCATTGCAGTATCACTTCCCAATGACAATGAACTTAAAACATCAGTCTCTACAACAAATTGGTGCAATAAATGATATGCCTTATTGGAATCTGCTTTATCAACAAAAGTGGACATTGAATTTTGAGCTGCGGAAATGCCGAAAATATTTATCTTTTCTTTAGCAAGACATCCACTTAATCCAGCGAATAATCCGCTTTTTTTAAGCATAGCTTCACCAACAACAGCAATAAGAGAAATAGGATTTTTATAAAGTGATACTCCTTTTAATACATCATCACTATGCGGACCAATAATTCGTGTACCTTTTGAAGACAAGTCTCCGTGTTCAAAATTGATTATCTTTGCACTAATTACAGGGTCCTTATATGTTAATGCGCGAGGATGCAACACTTGTGC
This region includes:
- a CDS encoding adenosylcobinamide amidohydrolase, whose product is MKHRLIFKTSLDDEVYYLKDTIFIKFSVKRRGISTSKLNGGISTNLKTVFNHHLSQENIDYLTDHDVREYLINLCNDFDIDYKQSTGLITLAKMNNVSIVEKSFKNLEITVLTTAGVRTNASRAGDSSSYYEEYGKFGTINTIILTNVALNDDTLIDAVMTATEAKTVALNDLKIPSQYSNGYATGTGTDGIAIFSNLESDNSLTNAGKHSKLGELIAKSVIESTKKAIKKQVWISQKSQSNALVRLNRYYLDINEFYNNLDYDKFEFIKLLQKDMKKQDNVAITSSILNLIDEVDANLIKRDEARKLSISIKDKCESYPIKKLLEYWIDYFIR
- the thsA gene encoding thermosome subunit alpha, which gives rise to MAQGQPIFILPEGTNRSVGRDAQRNNILAGKVLAETVRTTLGPKGMDKMLVDGLGDIVVTNDGVTILKEMDIEHPAAKMLVEVAKTQEDEVGDGTTTAVIIAGELLKKSENLLDSDIHPTIIAMGYRKAAEKAQEILDEIAIDDVDSEILLKVAMTAMTGKGTEAAREPLAKLIVEAVEAVEEDGEVDIDNIKIEKKDGAVVEESNLVEGVIVDKERVHPGMPSEIKDAKIALINAPLEVKETEMDAEITITDPAQMQAFIEQEEKMVKDMVDKVVGAGANVLFAQKGIDDLAQHYLSKAGVLAVRRVKKSDIEKLSRATGANVVTNLDDLTEDDLGIAGTVEERKISGEDMIFVEECSGAKSVTLFVRGSTKHIVDEIVRAIEDAIGVVAATVEDDKVVAGGGAPEIAMAKKLKDYAESISGREQLAVNAFAEALEIVPKTLAENAGLDSIDSLVDLRAAQEDSFYMGLDVFTGEVADMKEAGVIEPKRVKKQAIQSASEAAEMILRIDDVIASTKGPEDMGMDPSAMGGMPPMM
- the asd gene encoding aspartate-semialdehyde dehydrogenase gives rise to the protein MVNVGILGATGMVGQRFIQLLADHPDFEITALAASSRSAGKRYEDATTWYMDNEMPESVRDIEVVETNPDAMDNDVDIVFSSLPTDFALKVEKEFAKDYVVASNASAHRMKKNIPLVIPEVNPECLDMIDAQQKENDWDGFIVTNPNCSTIALALTLKPVVDNFNVNSIRVSTMQAVSGAGYNGVPSMAIVDNLVPYIGSEEEKMESESLYLLGSYDGNDVVRADFKLSASCHRVAVIDGHTEAVFIELDDDFDIEDVKDSMANFKGLPQELDLFSAPENPVIVREEENRPQPRMDRNAGNGMAVSVGRLRKDTVFDNSFKYVLVGHNTIRGAAGASILNAELINDKIL
- the dapB gene encoding 4-hydroxy-tetrahydrodipicolinate reductase; the encoded protein is MIKVAVTGAAGRMGSGIIRKISQQDDMEVVAAIEIPNTPLEGKDAGIQAGIGEIGVKITGSQNLEEALKTSGADVLVDFTIAHAAVDTIKRATGCGVSVVVGTTGMSEEQMEENIKNIKENNVSAVISSNMAIGVNVFFNTLKKLAPLLYDFDIEIIEAHHNQKQDAPSGTAVTAFEVIADALDRDPEEVGVYGREGMVGKRTKEEIGIHAVRGGDIVGDHTVMFVGDGERIEVKHQAHTREVFIAGVIRAIRFVPTAEKGVVSSMNDVLGLE
- the dapA gene encoding 4-hydroxy-tetrahydrodipicolinate synthase; the protein is MRFEGTYVAMVTPFDKNEQIDEEGFRSNINYLIDQGVNGLVGAGTTGESATIDHEEHKKIIEILVDEVDGRVETVAGTGSNSTYEAADLTNFAADAGADAALLITPYYNKPQQHALIEHYRYVAEKSELPIIAYNVPSRTGVDMTVDTIVELAKIDYIDAVKEASGSVDKISDIYRALQHEGLEDDFNILSGEDSLTLPIMAVGGTGVISASANIDAKRMVLMVDSILNDDYTRAMELHYEMVELIRTLFIESNPVPVKTAMNLMGLPSGPLRLPLVDMKDENLEQLKKALKDSNLI